In one Drosophila gunungcola strain Sukarami chromosome 2R unlocalized genomic scaffold, Dgunungcola_SK_2 000011F, whole genome shotgun sequence genomic region, the following are encoded:
- the LOC128255432 gene encoding uncharacterized protein LOC128255432 yields MCDYQREYSFVFDDSSCEGDVSMAVHDSGFESLWQQVGEEMRREREMNELGQLFQQNLTLSPPAYADQWRF; encoded by the coding sequence ATGTGCGACTACCAGAGGGAGTACTCCTTTGTTTTTGACGACAGCTCCTGCGAGGGCGACGTCTCGATGGCTGTCCACGACAGTGGATTCGAGTCCTTGTGGCAGCAGGTGGGCGAGGAGATGCGAAGGGAGCGGGAGATGAACGAGCTCGGCCAACTTTTCCAGCAAAACTTGACCCTGAGCCCGCCGGCCTACGCAGATCAATGGAGATTCTAA
- the LOC128255433 gene encoding uncharacterized protein LOC128255433: MKWLSLFLVFGILGLIGSLGTLTMAEPNPEPKGRPHTTRRPRNDNDSDRR; this comes from the coding sequence ATGAAGTGGCTTAGCTTGTTCCTGGTCTTCGGAATCCTCGGCCTCATCGGCAGCCTGGGCACCCTGACCATGGCGGAACCCAATCCGGAGCCCAAGGGTCGTCCGCACACCACCCGACGTCCGCGGAACGACAACGACAGCGATCGACGCTAG